ttctataaaataaatccaccgccgtgctctaaaaagatataagtgaagcaatagagcaaaattgcctagctcaaaagatataaatgaagcacgtagagtattctaataaatcacaattcatgcgtgttcctctcaaaagatgtgtacagtaaggatgattgttgcaaactaaaaagcaaagaaaaacCAAAGCCTGGTAACTAACTAATGTATAGAGGAAGTACTAATAAGTTTCAAACCCTTTTGAGGGACTGACTGGTTGTTGTTCGTCAGTTTCATGGATATGAAATTTGGAGCGGTGCTCCTAAGTTGGCAAAAAAAAAGGTCTGCTACCACTACAACAGTAAACATAGCTGAGCTATGTTCATCAACAAGCTGCAGGATCATATATACAGCTCCGGGACCAGACGGATTTCGGCGGAGTTTTATAAGAGGTGCTGGCATATCATTAAAGTGGACTTGCTTCCAATGTTCCAGGACTTATTCGCTTCGCTGGACAGCTTCATTTGTTTCATCTGAATTTTGGaactattactttgcttcctaagaaaacagaggcggTCCGAATTGAGCAATTTAGGCCGATCTGTCTTCTGAATGTAAGTTTCAAAATATTCACCAAGGTGGGGAcaaataggctcacacagattgcgcattctgtggtgcagccatCCCAAACTGCCTTCATGCCGGATAGGAAAGTGGATTTCAAAAAGCgtacgacaaagtcaaatggccattccttcaaCAAGCGTTGAGGATGAAAGGTTTTGATCAAGCCTGGCGAAGacaggtagaatctttcacgcaaaaaggcagtgttggaattaaagtgaatgatgacataggtcgcTATTTCCAAACACATAAGGGTCGGAGacaaggagatccaatgtcccctattatgttcaacattgtagttgatatGTTGACAATTCTAATAGGGAGGGCTAAGGATGTTGGACAGGTAGGTAGCTTGatacctcatctagttgatggaggtgtatctgtcctacagtacgctgatgatactatcatctttatggagcatgacttggcaaaggcgagaaacatgaagctggtgttatgcttgtTCAAGCAATTGTCCTGTCTGAAAATAAATTTTCACAggagtgaattgttctgctttggaagagccaaggaggaacaagaggcatataagcaattgttcgggtgtgaattgggggctttaccttttacgtatttaggtatacccattcatcatgGTAAGCTAACAAATAGCGAATGGAAATGCATAGAGGATCGATTCGAGAAGAAATTGgactgctggaagggcaaactgaTGTCATATGGAGGCAGGTTAGTTCTTATTAATTCAGTGCTCACAAGTATGCCCATGTTCCTTTTGTCCTTTTTCGAAGTACCAGTGGGAGTGCAGAAAAGACTCGACTTCTATCGATCCCGTTTTTTCTGGCAAAGTGATGAGATGAAGAGAAAGTATAGATTAGCTAGATGGGACATTATTTGTCGaccgaaggaccaagggggtcttggtatcgAGAATCTTGAGGTCAAAAACAAATGTCTTCTTAGCAAATGGTTGTATAAGCTTTCTCGAGAGACCGATGACACATGGGCACAGATTCTACGTAATAAGTACCTTCAATCCAAAACCTCATCCCAGGTGACAGCGAGGCCGATggattcgcctttctggaaaggcctGATGAGAGTTAAATCGCTCTTTCTTAACCGGACCAAGGTGGTTGTCGGTAACGGTACTTCTACAAGATTCTAGGAGGATACCTGGTTAGGGGATACGCCTCTGGCGGTTCAGTATCCTTCTCTCTATAGTATTATTCAACGGAGAGATGCGACCGTTGAGTCAGTATGTCAGTCCACGCCTCTAAATATTAGCTTCAGGAGAGCATTAGCCGGCAGTCGTTGGGAAGTTTGGCTCCATCTTATAAGAAGAATGATGGATGTTCAACTCTCTCCATGTCCGGaccagttgtgttggaagcttactaggaaTGGAGAATTTATGGTTAAATCCATGTACTTGGATGTAATTAATGCTAGTTCTATTCCTACGTCGAAACATGTTTGGCATGTCAAAGTTTCCTTGAGAGTTAAAGTGTTCATGTGGTTTGTGcacaaacaagtcattttaactaaggataacttgatTAAACGCAACTGGACTGCATCCTCTCGTTGTAGCTTTTGTGACAGGGATGAAACAATCAAACACCTATTTCTCGATTGTCCTCTGGCCAAGATTCTATGGCAATCAGTGAACatagcctttaatattactcctccacATAATataaacacgttatttgggacgtggttgGATGGGATTGAGTCccaaacagcgagacacattcgtgtaAGAGTATGTGTGTTATTATGGGCTATCtgaaattgcagaaatgatttggtatttaacagaacaacaactactcattttttgcaggttatattcCGAGCCACTgctttgatccgtatgtggtcattactcactccgacggaggccagggagtgtttggttactggatctatccgatgggagatggtagcacgggatattttcagccggtttggatggcggtcacgtaataggataggcaattagttttcctatctatCTTTTGCTAGCCGGCTATGGCATCTATTTTTGTTCCTTAGCTCCCTGTGAGTAGCTTTGTTCGAGACTTTTAGACTTATATTAAACCTATTTGCTTGTTAATaaaggtggccgtatgcatctttccaatgcagaggccggggagatccCCCTTTTCTAAAAAAGAAGGATCATATATACAAAATTTTCTGAGATCCGTCATACATACACagatatagtactccctccgtttcaaattattcgtcggagaaatggatgtatttagaactaaaatacatctagatacatccatatctgtgacaaataattcggaacggagggagtacaacataagTACATCACGAGAAAAAACCAGCCTCTTCGCGTTGCGCCCCTACTTCAGAACCCCTCCTCGATGAGTTTGGCCTccgtttaaaaataaataaaaacttcCTCGACGCGTTATGCTACATGTGCTCCAGCCAGCTGTTGAAGCTATCCAGCGAGTCAAGCTGCATGTCCTGCCGTAAACACACACGAGATAAGGAGATGAGCCATGAGAAATATGCACCGCGAAACGAAACGAGCATGATGAACGCGGCAGCGCTTACGGCCAGAGAGGAGAAGTGCGGAGACGCTCCGAGGTGGGGGAACCCTTGGAGCGCGTCCGTGTCAACAAGAAGCAGATGCTGCTTCTCAGGGTAGGCAGCGTCCGGGGTTCTGCCGCGTGACGGGTGTTCATCAAAGGCATGCGACGAGGTTCCGGCGAGCCATTCCGCGGCTCCCCGGACAGCAGATAGGCGGAACTCTTCCTCCTCCTGTCACGTAACATGAATGACAGTGAAATGAAGGTGACATAATCTGCTAAGTGCTGACTGCTGTGCTCAGTATATGCACAATATTATTAAGTTTGGACGAAAAAGGGATAACTTGAGGGGGTTATCTTGGCAGCAGAACAGGTAAACTGTGTGTCCTATTCAAGATGTGATTTGGGTTCATGAAAAGCTTGACACACAAGCTCAGAGATTTATTGTAGTAATCAGGATCGATTATGTATTGAATCCTATAGTGAAGGAATCagaaagttttttttttttttgcaaacatGACTATTTGTGATACATGGATCTTTATAAGGACCTAAAAGCTTCTGATATATTTCTGAGACTGTTGGATGCACTCTTGCAAGCAGAGAAAATTCTCCTGTCTAGTAGGAGTATCTAATTATTTTTGTGCAGTATAGCATCTGTACTACATGAAACCTACAGTTGAGGAAGGAATTGTTCAGATGGAGGGATCCTAGTATTGCAAGGCTTTGTTCAAGTCAATACCCTACAGTCCTATAAACAGAGTTTATCTGAGTCTACATAGGATTTTATTTGATAGATATAGATAAACTGAAGCTTCGCCTGGTCCATCAATAAAATTAGACAAAACCTTTCACACAAAGTTGATGATAGTTTCATTGGCCAATGAAGATTTACCTGATTCTGCTCGGTTTCGGATGGACTACCGTTTGGGCGACAAGGCTGCAGAGGGTATGTCATTGGGGTTGTAGGATCGATTTTCCCAGCAAATGAATCGGATTCTTCATTAACAGCGAGCATTGCAGACTGCCCAGCTTTCTCTGACGGCAACTGAAAGAAGACTTTGCAAACAACAAGCTCCCCGTCCTTTTCATTTTCATCTACCCCAAGGTGATACTGATGCATCGTCCAATTAGTCTTTTCTGCCTTGGCACCTCCTTTCCTAAGAACCATTATTTTCTTCCACCCTTTTATGTCACCGTTATTATTTAAGATATGTCTAGATTTTCCAGTCTTGTGCCATCTGAGATTCTCATCACAAACATTGTAGTCGTTGCTGCTAATCTTGCGACGCTTGCGTGTGCCAACATCATAGGCATTGCATATTTTGTGGAAGAAGTGACTGGCGATCCCGTCTAATTTGACACCTGCAGACTTATATGAATTAGCTAACGAACACTTACTCTGCGTAGTATGAGCTAACTTTCTAATTCAGAAAGCCCTGATAACAATTCCAAAATACGAATCATGTACCAGGGAGATTTTCCGGATGTGTGTAGCAGATTCCTTCCGCCATCTCTATGGTTGGAATAAAATCATCTATTAGTACATGGGACACTGCCCTGCCAATCTTGCCTTCTAAATGTCCAAGCAGTTCAAGATCCGTTGGATCAAATTTAACACCAATAGGGAGTCCTGGCCACTGTGATGAAACCTGCAATATGAAGACATGAGGGTTCAGCATTTTACACTTTAACCAAGAGGAAGAAAAGACCACCATACCACTATTTGGAAACAGAGGGGCATAAAAGTAAATGAAACAGTCATATTAAATAGTTAATGGTACTTACATCACTATTATCAATGCGACGTTCGCAGTTTGGGCACTCCATCCCTGCTTCTGGAACCAATTCCCCGTTTCTTATCATCGTAGCAATTATCTTGCCAGTAACAATGAATGGCCTAAAGTAGAAACGTGTGAGATAAATCTATTTTTGGAAGCATCGTTTGATGCCTAGGCTAGCAGATAAATAATTTAATTACTGGTGTATGGTAGAGACCCCACTTGTGTCAACAAAAAGCTATCTGCCTTTTTTTAGATTCACAATGTTGCAACTAGACTAAATGGGAATATATGAACGGATTTGTACACATAGACATCTATCTGAATTTCTATGTTCAGTCATAGGATATTAATTGCGGTGAACAGATTTAAAGCCAACTACACCCTCGGTCCCATAATATAAGGCGTTTTTACAAACTAAAACAGCTTGCAAAAACatgttatattatgggacggagggggtaGTCAAGAATGGTCATGTTCACTAACTCGGAGAAAAATCCTAGGAATGAAGATAATTAGTTATGTGCTAATTATGATAAATTTGATAGATTAGCACTTGTTTGCAGATCTTTTGCCCTGCATTTCTATTTTCAACGTATGTAGCCAGAGACAAATACAGATCACCGATCTCAGTTTCTGAAGAAAGAGGAGCCTGATGCAGGGCATGCCCGTTGATTGATCTGAAGAGCCAGTGATTTAAGCAACATGCACTTGGTGACAACATGTCCAATCATGATCAGATATTCACATTGGCAGAATGCAATCGACAGTTTCCAGCGAGAAACACTTTGATTCATGACGCCCCCCTGAAACCTGTAGCTGTCATTTTTGTGTCACTGCAAGCAAACGCAAATCAGCAATGTCTACCATATGAAGTGGAGCAGCACGAGATGACCACGAGACAGACAGGTTCGACCGGAGAGCACCACGAGATCAGACTCAGATCAGTCTCTACTTCAAAGAACAGAACGGAACTGAACAGAGCCCTTCTCTGCTTCCTCCGAGTCCGAGAGGTTGGTCCCTCCTCCTCCAGCACCAATTCAAGCACACCGCGAAGCCCCTGCACCGACAGGTAGAAGCAGGCCGGATTcacgacggcggcgcggcggcgttaCCCTCCTCTGTTTCGGTCTTTTTTTTTCAGAACTCCTGTGCTTCCTTCGGGAGGAAGGCTCCTCCAGCACCACAAACTGTCCCAAAGCCAAAAACCCCAGCACTGCCTGCCACTGTAGCGACCAACGAGGGGAAGAGGAAACTGGCCGGAATCGCGTCGGCCGCGTTACACCGGTCTGCTCTCCGACGATCTCGCGCGCGTTTGCTCCGTCAGACTGACACCTCCTCTGCCGCGCGCTCAAGCTCCGGAGGAGCATTGGCCCCCTCCGTTCTCCTCCAGAACCACGCTCCACGCACCAGAATCCACCGCTCGCCGATCAGCCGCGACGCCTCTCTGAATCAAAGCCGAAACCCTCCCACACCATCAAAATCCCCAGCCCCCTCGCAACACAGAAGCAGATAACACCCCAAACCGCGTGTGAAAAAAAATCACCCGagcagcagagagagagagagagaccgagtCGAGAGGAGAAGCAGAAGAGTCCAGACGCGGCTCACTTACTCTGCCATGGCGGGCGCCCGGCTGCGCTGCGGAGGCTCGGGAACGGTGGTGAGACACCTGAGAGCAGAGTGGTGAGGGGGGAAGAGAGAGATGGGagtgtccaagcctccgatgcgcGCGCCCTTAAATAGGCGAGGGGCAAGAAGACGCGCACCGTGACCAGCGCGCCTGTCCAAATCGTGCGCAGCAAACAagcctcctccctccctctcccctctctctctctctctctctctctctctctctctctctctctctccaaatcGTTTTCCCCAGCGCAGCAAACAAgcctcctccccctctctctctctctgtgtgtgtggagGACTGGGCTCGGCGTGGACTCGGCTTGCCCTCCTTGCTCTTAGACTCTTTTCTACGAGAGGAAACTTTTCCTATACGCTTTGTGCGATCAGCACTCTGCACTAACCCTAAAACGAGAGTGCTTTGCGGTGCGTTTTGTGGTAAGCGAGA
The window above is part of the Triticum aestivum cultivar Chinese Spring chromosome 2A, IWGSC CS RefSeq v2.1, whole genome shotgun sequence genome. Proteins encoded here:
- the LOC123185618 gene encoding SUPPRESSOR OF GAMMA RESPONSE 1, whose amino-acid sequence is MAEPFIVTGKIIATMIRNGELVPEAGMECPNCERRIDNSDVSSQWPGLPIGVKFDPTDLELLGHLEGKIGRAVSHVLIDDFIPTIEMAEGICYTHPENLPGVKLDGIASHFFHKICNAYDVGTRKRRKISSNDYNVCDENLRWHKTGKSRHILNNNGDIKGWKKIMVLRKGGAKAEKTNWTMHQYHLGVDENEKDGELVVCKVFFQLPSEKAGQSAMLAVNEESDSFAGKIDPTTPMTYPLQPCRPNGSPSETEQNQEEEEFRLSAVRGAAEWLAGTSSHAFDEHPSRGRTPDAAYPEKQHLLLVDTDALQGFPHLGASPHFSSLADMQLDSLDSFNSWLEHM